The genomic stretch TTGTTAAGATGAAAAGTCCTTATGCGGACTCTCCATGCTGGGAAATATCCAACCCGACTTCCTCGTATTCGTCACGTACCCTTAAGGTCACAAATTTGTTCAGGACAAAGAAAATGCCATAAGAAACCACAAAGGAAAAGACCGATACTCCTAGCAGTACTACCATATGGGAGCCAAAGATCGCCCAACCGCCATGCAACAGGCTGGATCCTTCAGGGCTGGCAAAGATGGCGGTCAAAATCATCCCTACAATTCCACCTACGCCGTGGCAGGCAAATACATCCAGGGTATCGTCCATTTGCTTTAGGAATTTGGCCGATAAGGCCAAGTTAGACACAATAGCGCCGATAAATCCAAAGAACATACTTTGGGGGACGGTGATAAACCCGGCAGCTGGAGTGATCACCACCAAACCCACTACCGCACCGATGCAGGCACCCATGGCAGTGATCTTGCGCCCTTGCATCCTGTCAAAAAAGACCCAGGTCATCATGGCCGTGGCGGAGCTTATTGTGGTGGTTGCAAAGGCTACAGCGGCCGTTCCGTTGGCGGCCAGGGAAGAGCCTGCATTAAAACCAAACCAGCCAAACCAAAGCATGCCGGTCCCAAGCATGATGTAGGTAATATTAGAAGGAGCATGGTGTTGGTTTCGACGCTTGCCTATGAACATGGCACCCGCCAAAGAAGCTAACCCAGCACTGATATGCACCACGGTACCTCCTGCAAAGTCCAACACCCCAAAATATGCACCGATCAGACCATTGGGGTGCCACACCATATGACAGAGTGGAGCATAGACCAACACACAAAAAATACCAATGAAAAAGACATAGCCAATGAACCTTACGCGTTCCGCAAAAGAACCGGTGATAATGGCGGGTGTGATGACCGCAAATTTCATTTGAAAAAGCGCAAATAATATAAATGGAATACTGCTGGCAATGTTTAGGTGAGGAAGCTTGTTGACCTGATCAAAGAACATATATTGAAATGGATTACCTATCAGGCCGTACAATTCACCACCTATTTCTATCCCAATGGGGTCTCCAAATGCCAGGCTAAACCCAACGACTGCCCATACCATGGTCACCACACCCAGTGAGATAAAACTTTGGAGCATGGTAGAAATAAGGTTCTTTTTTCCGACCATTCCTCCGTAAAACAAAGAGAGGCCCGGAGTCATCAGGAGCACAAGGCAAGAGGCTGTCAAAAGCCAAGCGATGTCTGAAAAGACCAACTGGTCTTCTGTTCCAAAATTTCCGGGTGAAGGGGCTTCGACCTGCCAAAATAAACCAGCTATTGAAGCTGCGATAATTGTCCCGAAGGCAACTTTCCACTTTTTCTTCATTGTAAATCTTAAAATTTGGCTACAAAACTAAGTCAATTTTCTGAATTTTCAGAATTTAAATCAAAACTTAGCATAGTTCTTAATAATATTACGTTTTCATTATTTTTATATAAAAGTTCCAGGAGTGGGTAATAACTGAATGAAAATTTCTCAAATGGCTATAAGAAATAGTATAAACAGAGTCTTTTTTAGGTCAAAAACTTAATGGCCTGAATCATTAATAGTACTGAAACAAACTTTTGACTTTATTTACGTAAAAAATAAATAAAACAGGTATAGGCACTGTTATTGTATTTTTAAGATTTTAAAATTATACATTCATTATATGCAGAAAATACAGATTCCCACATTTATACGAATACTTTTCGTATTGCTTTTAATCATTACCATCGCCTTTATCATGATTTTGGGAAAGAAGCTACTTGTTCCGCTAATGTTGGCGGGATTACTTTCCATGTTATTGACCCCTTTGTGCGAAAAGCTTGAAAAATGGAAAGTCCCTGAAACCGTAAGTGCATTGTTATCGCTTTTGAGTGGAATCATTATTGTGGGAGCGATTATAATGTTAGTGATCCTCCAAATCAAAGGAGTAAGTCAGGACCTTGGCAATGTGGGACAGCGAGTGGATGAGTTTTTTGCGAGCGTAGATCAATTCTTTTCGGTATATCTGGGAATACATTTGGGGCTTGAAAATGGAATTAATAAAGAACAGGTCGTAAATGTACTCCAATCAGGCAATGAATCCATGCCCCAGTTATTACTCAGTGCCATTGGATCACTTACCGGATTGGTGTTTACGCCCGTATTTATCTTCTTTATGTTGATTTACCGCCGTCATTTAACGCATTTTTTGGTGCAGCTGTTCAAAAACCATAACCAACGGGAAGTAAAAAGAGAGGTGCTGCATATCAGAAGGATGGTCCAAGGCTACATCATCGGCTTACTTAAGGTCATGGCTATTTTGGCGGTGCTGAACACTGGGGCATTGTACATTCTCGGCATTAAACACGCCTTGTTTTTTGGGCTATTTGCGGCGATCTTAAACGTCATTCCGTACTTGGGTCCATTTCTGGGAGCTATTCTGCCTTTCAGCTATGCTATGCTCACTTCTGATTCTATGCTTTCACCGTTTATCATTATTATCTTATTTGCCATTATCCAATTGATAGAAAGTAATTTTCTTACGCCGAAGATTGTAGGCTCTAATGTTAACTTAAATGCTTTTATTACTTTGCTCGGGCTCTTACTGGGAGGGGCTGTATGGGGAATAGCCGGAATGATTGTGATTATTCCAAGTTTGGCCATCCTTAGAAGAATTTTCGAACTAAGCGATAGCACGAAGCCTTTCGCATTTCTCTTAGCGGAAGAAAA from Echinicola soli encodes the following:
- a CDS encoding ammonium transporter codes for the protein MKKKWKVAFGTIIAASIAGLFWQVEAPSPGNFGTEDQLVFSDIAWLLTASCLVLLMTPGLSLFYGGMVGKKNLISTMLQSFISLGVVTMVWAVVGFSLAFGDPIGIEIGGELYGLIGNPFQYMFFDQVNKLPHLNIASSIPFILFALFQMKFAVITPAIITGSFAERVRFIGYVFFIGIFCVLVYAPLCHMVWHPNGLIGAYFGVLDFAGGTVVHISAGLASLAGAMFIGKRRNQHHAPSNITYIMLGTGMLWFGWFGFNAGSSLAANGTAAVAFATTTISSATAMMTWVFFDRMQGRKITAMGACIGAVVGLVVITPAAGFITVPQSMFFGFIGAIVSNLALSAKFLKQMDDTLDVFACHGVGGIVGMILTAIFASPEGSSLLHGGWAIFGSHMVVLLGVSVFSFVVSYGIFFVLNKFVTLRVRDEYEEVGLDISQHGESA
- a CDS encoding AI-2E family transporter, with translation MQKIQIPTFIRILFVLLLIITIAFIMILGKKLLVPLMLAGLLSMLLTPLCEKLEKWKVPETVSALLSLLSGIIIVGAIIMLVILQIKGVSQDLGNVGQRVDEFFASVDQFFSVYLGIHLGLENGINKEQVVNVLQSGNESMPQLLLSAIGSLTGLVFTPVFIFFMLIYRRHLTHFLVQLFKNHNQREVKREVLHIRRMVQGYIIGLLKVMAILAVLNTGALYILGIKHALFFGLFAAILNVIPYLGPFLGAILPFSYAMLTSDSMLSPFIIIILFAIIQLIESNFLTPKIVGSNVNLNAFITLLGLLLGGAVWGIAGMIVIIPSLAILRRIFELSDSTKPFAFLLAEEKNNIFTKNPSK